The window tccccGTGGTGGGACCCGGCCAGGAAAGACCCCCCGGGGGGGCCCAGCAACGGCAGCGGTCCCTGGGGGGCCGTGGCGGGCAGCGAGCCCCCAGCGGGACCCCAGCTAGATCCCCCCGGGGGGCACCCGATGGCCACCACGGACCCGGCGGCCATGCCGGAGGGGTGCGCGGGTTGCGCCGGGGAGGGGGACGCCAGCGCTCTGCCCCCCAAAGCCGGCTCGGCGGAAGATGGCCAAGCGGCAGTGACCTGGCCCGGTGACGGGGGGACAGTGGCACCAGGCAGCCCCGAGGAGCCGGGGAGCGGCGAGCGGCCCACGCAAGCCTCCTTGCCCAGCCCGGGGGTCTTCGGGGGGCTCACggccgccccgccgagcccccccaGCCCGCAGCTCGCCACCGACTCGGCCGAATCTGACCTGCTGCTGGCGGCCGGGGGCTCGGCCGTGCCGCAGACCCCCGTACCGGGGGACCCCAGCCCCGTGCCAGGCGCCGTGGGGGACTcggggctgtgggtggccgcatccagcccggccccggcgcaGGGGGCTCGCGGCCGGACGGATCTGACCTGGCTGGAAGAGCCCATCACCGCCGTCACGGGCCCGGCTGAGCCGCCGGCCGACCAGACGGCCTCGGAGATCATCGACGTCGACTACTACGACCTGTTTGAGGGGGGCGAGGGGATGGGGGGCTTCCCCGGGGGAGGCCAGGGGGCGGCCggctcggcgcggcggcgggagccggaGGGGGCGGCCACGCCGTGGGCCCTCCACGAGCTCTACGACGACTTCACGCCCTTCGACGAAGCCGATTTCTACCCCACCACCTCCTTCTACGCCGACGGGGACGAGGAGGatgagctggaggaggatgaggaggaagaggaggaggaggaagatggggggCTGGAGGACGAGAATGGCTACCGGCCGCCCCCCTCGGCCGTGCCCGGTGCCCAGCCGGCGCCGCGGGACCCCCGACCTACCGGCCGCCGTGACGTGGCCCCGCCGCAGCCCTCCGGCgtggcggggggcagccccacggtgcGGCCGCGGC of the Larus michahellis chromosome 2, bLarMic1.1, whole genome shotgun sequence genome contains:
- the CSPG5 gene encoding chondroitin sulfate proteoglycan 5 isoform X1, whose translation is MAPAAARPRAALALALLLGALASEWPPQNASEAEGRGWEGSLESSSPWWDPARKDPPGGPSNGSGPWGAVAGSEPPAGPQLDPPGGHPMATTDPAAMPEGCAGCAGEGDASALPPKAGSAEDGQAAVTWPGDGGTVAPGSPEEPGSGERPTQASLPSPGVFGGLTAAPPSPPSPQLATDSAESDLLLAAGGSAVPQTPVPGDPSPVPGAVGDSGLWVAASSPAPAQGARGRTDLTWLEEPITAVTGPAEPPADQTASEIIDVDYYDLFEGGEGMGGFPGGGQGAAGSARRREPEGAATPWALHELYDDFTPFDEADFYPTTSFYADGDEEDELEEDEEEEEEEEDGGLEDENGYRPPPSAVPGAQPAPRDPRPTGRRDVAPPQPSGVAGGSPTVRPRPGERGQPENGTECRSGYVRHNSSCRSVCDLVPSYCHNGGQCYLVESHGAFCRCNTQDYTWHKGTRCEAIVTDFQVMCVAVGSAALVVLLLFMLTVFFAKKLYLLKTENSKLRKTKYRTPSELHNDNFSLSTIAEGSHPNQDDPSAPHKLQDSLKSCLKDEEPFNIHNSTSPKHDGGGGKGEQEGGELNCLQNNLT
- the CSPG5 gene encoding chondroitin sulfate proteoglycan 5 isoform X4, producing the protein MAPAAARPRAALALALLLGALASEWPPQNASEAEGRGWEGSLESSSPWWDPARKDPPGGPSNGSGPWGAVAGSEPPAGPQLDPPGGHPMATTDPAAMPEGCAGCAGEGDASALPPKAGSAEDGQAAVTWPGDGGTVAPGSPEEPGSGERPTQASLPSPGVFGGLTAAPPSPPSPQLATDSAESDLLLAAGGSAVPQTPVPGDPSPVPGAVGDSGLWVAASSPAPAQGARGRTDLTWLEEPITAVTGPAEPPADQTASEIIDVDYYDLFEGGEGMGGFPGGGQGAAGSARRREPEGAATPWALHELYDDFTPFDEADFYPTTSFYADGDEEDELEEDEEEEEEEEDGGLEDENGYRPPPSAVPGAQPAPRDPRPTGRRDVAPPQPSGVAGGSPTVRPRPGERGQPENGTECRSGYVRHNSSCRSVCDLVPSYCHNGGQCYLVESHGAFCRCNTQDYTWHKGTRCEAIVTDFQVMCVAVGSAALVVLLLFMLTVFFAKKLYLLKTENSKLRKTKYRTPSELHNDNFSLSTIAEGSHPNQP
- the CSPG5 gene encoding chondroitin sulfate proteoglycan 5 isoform X2, which encodes MAPAAARPRAALALALLLGALASEWPPQNASEAEGRGWEGSLESSSPWWDPARKDPPGGPSNGSGPWGAVAGSEPPAGPQLDPPGGHPMATTDPAAMPEGCAGCAGEGDASALPPKAGSAEDGQAAVTWPGDGGTVAPGSPEEPGSGERPTQASLPSPGVFGGLTAAPPSPPSPQLATDSAESDLLLAAGGSAVPQTPVPGDPSPVPGAVGDSGLWVAASSPAPAQGARGRTDLTWLEEPITAVTGPAEPPADQTASEIIDVDYYDLFEGGEGMGGFPGGGQGAAGSARRREPEGAATPWALHELYDDFTPFDEADFYPTTSFYADGDEEDELEEDEEEEEEEEDGGLEDENGYRPPPSAVPGAQPAPRDPRPTGRRDVAPPQPSGVAGGSPTVRPRPGERGQPENGTECRSGYVRHNSSCRSVCDLVPSYCHNGGQCYLVESHGAFCRCNTQDYTWHKGTRCEAIVTDFQVMCVAVGSAALVVLLLFMLTVFFAKKLYLLKTENSKLRKTKYRTPSELHNDNFSLSTIAEGSHPNDDPSAPHKLQDSLKSCLKDEEPFNIHNSTSPKHDGGGGKGEQEGGELNCLQNNLT
- the CSPG5 gene encoding chondroitin sulfate proteoglycan 5 isoform X3; the encoded protein is MAPAAARPRAALALALLLGALASEWPPQNASEAEGRGWEGSLESSSPWWDPARKDPPGGPSNGSGPWGAVAGSEPPAGPQLDPPGGHPMATTDPAAMPEGCAGCAGEGDASALPPKAGSAEDGQAAVTWPGDGGTVAPGSPEEPGSGERPTQASLPSPGVFGGLTAAPPSPPSPQLATDSAESDLLLAAGGSAVPQTPVPGDPSPVPGAVGDSGLWVAASSPAPAQGARGRTDLTWLEEPITAVTGPAEPPADQTASEIIDVDYYDLFEGGEGMGGFPGGGQGAAGSARRREPEGAATPWALHELYDDFTPFDEADFYPTTSFYADGDEEDELEEDEEEEEEEEDGGLEDENGYRPPPSAVPGAQPAPRDPRPTGRRDVAPPQPSGVAGGSPTVRPRPGERGQPENGTECRSGYVRHNSSCRSVCDLVPSYCHNGGQCYLVESHGAFCRCNTQDYTWHKGTRCEAIVTDFQVMCVAVGSAALVVLLLFMLTVFFAKKLYLLKTENSKLRKTKYRTPSELHNDNFSLSTIAEGSHPNREAKGFAEREPEEERRSL